The following coding sequences lie in one Glycine soja cultivar W05 chromosome 16, ASM419377v2, whole genome shotgun sequence genomic window:
- the LOC114390870 gene encoding protein YLS3-like — protein MKTNKKCVCLILKDRDDPDLGLKINMTIAVGLPSLCKTPDNLSQCSALLHLDPKSPEAQAFNQIGQKSNGGSISPSPTTSVEGSSQNGRKQGTDETATAKKNSASYIGKRLLESLVAVAGLLIWLS, from the exons ATGAAGACCAACAAGAAGTGTGTCTGCCTTATTCTCAAAGACAGGGATGATCCTGATCTTGGCTTGAAGATTAACATGACAATTGCTGTTGGTCTCCCTTCTCTTTGCAAAACTCCTGATAATCTCTCACAGTGCTCTG CACTTCTGCACTTGGATCCTAAATCACCTGAAGCTCAAGCTTTTAATCAAATTGGTCAGAAATCCAATGGTGGTTCTATCAGTCCTTCGCCCACTACTTCTG TTGAAGGAAGTTCCCAGAATGGTAGAAAGCAAGGGACAGATGAAACGGCCACAGCTAAGAAGAATAGTGCGTCTTATATCGGGAAGAGATTGTTAGAAAGTTTGGTTGCAGTTGCAGGGCTTCTAATTTGGCTTTCATGA
- the LOC114390871 gene encoding uncharacterized protein LOC114390871, with amino-acid sequence MFLKIKIGMLVYLPRIGFENHKRGSTNQTCQVNALIDIRCTLKVLLGQSVKNTFCHVTLPLYVYDYMFHLLNSYAKLFRYKPSISANATELSVESMVCGAEGSVKKFMMESLVKVPANGNI; translated from the exons ATGTTTCTGAAAATCAAGATTGGAATGCTCGTTTATTTGCCCAG GATTGGTTTCGAGAATCACAAGAGGGGTTCAACAAATCAGACTTGCCAAGTCAATGCACTTATAG ATATAAGGTGTACATTGAAGGTTCTGCTTGGTCAGTCAGTCAAAAATACATTCTGTCATGTGACTCTACCACTCTACGTGTACGACTACATGTTTCATCTCCTGAATTCATATGCTAAACTCTTCAGATACAAACCCTCCATAAGTGCTAATGCTACAGAACTATCTGTGGAGTCAATGGTTTGTGGAGCAGAAGGATCAGTAAAGAAATTTATGATGGAATCATTGGTCAAGGTTCCTGCAAATGGTAATATATAG